A stretch of the Synechocystis sp. PCC 7338 genome encodes the following:
- a CDS encoding SRPBCC family protein: MIFEQGIEINASATVVERCFTDLELMQLWLNPALRCEPIGQWSTAIGGRSRFTIQIPLLKPSLKSVVVERSPGLVVWQFKGFFQGQDRWECRPLEEGTYLLNRFEFTVPNPIVQWGFQMFAARWTSADMQAQLRRLKQVAEREYINSGLHS; this comes from the coding sequence GTGATTTTTGAGCAAGGCATTGAAATTAACGCCAGTGCCACAGTGGTAGAACGGTGTTTCACTGATTTGGAGCTAATGCAACTCTGGCTCAACCCGGCCCTCCGTTGTGAACCCATCGGTCAATGGTCCACGGCGATCGGCGGCCGTAGTCGTTTTACCATCCAAATTCCCCTACTCAAGCCCAGCTTGAAAAGTGTAGTGGTGGAGCGATCGCCAGGGCTAGTGGTGTGGCAGTTTAAAGGATTTTTCCAAGGACAAGACCGTTGGGAATGTCGCCCCCTGGAGGAAGGTACCTATTTGCTAAACCGATTCGAGTTCACTGTACCGAATCCCATTGTGCAATGGGGCTTTCAAATGTTTGCGGCCCGCTGGACCAGCGCGGATATGCAAGCCCAACTGCGACGGTTAAAACAGGTAGCGGAAAGGGAATATATCAACAGTGGCCTACATAGTTAA
- a CDS encoding HAD family hydrolase — protein MANEKIIVFDLDGVLVNSEEANYQAFAYGIEQLGLPRPDRQAVISLVGLKASLMLEKLGCPKEKVESIFKDFVQPFYIENLATLAAPMPKAVTVLATLQERGYRILACTSGDRRTQTAALQGVGLWSAIETMLAADDSPFAKPDPRYLQQLLAPYDYQTLLHVEDAEVGIRMGQACGAVSIFAEYGYGSLPADLPVDYRLTQLADILAIAL, from the coding sequence ATGGCTAACGAAAAAATTATTGTTTTCGACCTAGATGGAGTATTAGTCAACTCCGAAGAAGCCAACTACCAAGCCTTTGCTTATGGCATTGAACAACTGGGTTTACCTCGGCCTGATCGCCAAGCAGTAATTTCCCTTGTGGGACTGAAAGCTTCCCTGATGCTGGAAAAATTAGGCTGCCCCAAGGAAAAAGTAGAAAGCATTTTTAAAGATTTTGTCCAACCCTTTTACATTGAAAATTTAGCCACACTAGCTGCCCCCATGCCCAAAGCAGTAACGGTTTTGGCCACTTTACAGGAGCGGGGTTATCGCATTTTAGCCTGTACCTCCGGCGATCGCCGTACCCAAACAGCCGCTTTACAAGGAGTCGGTCTATGGTCAGCCATTGAAACCATGCTGGCGGCGGATGATTCCCCATTTGCTAAGCCCGATCCCCGTTACCTGCAACAATTGCTCGCTCCCTATGATTATCAAACCCTTTTGCACGTAGAAGATGCGGAAGTAGGCATTCGCATGGGGCAAGCTTGTGGCGCAGTGAGCATTTTTGCCGAGTATGGCTATGGCTCCCTACCAGCGGATTTGCCAGTGGATTATCGTCTTACCCAACTGGCGGATATTTTGGCGATCGCCCTTTAG
- a CDS encoding phasin family protein: MKTTLFSVRIIMLRDLVQKAVYLGVGIASYAAETANSNIKELGNHAQKLVDTLVERGEMNAEEARRYVDDLIREAQGEAIAHGEGENKQPRRIEIITDEEEANADPLAQKTPAQTQTEDVEALRRQVAALQAELQRLNRQP, translated from the coding sequence ATGAAGACAACGTTGTTTTCGGTAAGAATTATTATGTTGCGGGACTTAGTGCAAAAAGCAGTCTATTTAGGGGTTGGCATTGCTTCCTATGCCGCCGAAACAGCCAATAGTAACATCAAAGAATTGGGCAACCATGCCCAGAAGTTGGTGGATACCCTGGTGGAAAGGGGAGAAATGAATGCAGAAGAAGCCCGTCGCTATGTGGATGATTTGATTCGGGAAGCCCAAGGAGAGGCGATCGCCCATGGGGAAGGGGAAAATAAACAGCCTCGACGCATTGAAATCATTACCGATGAAGAGGAAGCCAACGCCGATCCCCTGGCCCAAAAAACTCCCGCCCAGACCCAAACGGAGGACGTGGAAGCCCTGCGGCGTCAGGTGGCAGCCCTGCAGGCAGAATTGCAACGTTTGAACCGTCAACCCTAA
- the truB gene encoding tRNA pseudouridine(55) synthase TruB: MFGFLNLHKPLHLTSHDCVAKVRRLLRQKRVGHGGTLDPLAEGVLPMAVGSATRLLPYLPGEKQYQAVIRFGVRTDSDDLAGEVLESQIVADLTLAAVEQLLPTFLGQIEQIPPQYSAIQVNGKRLYELARAGITQAVPSRMVTINDLKVLGWRSGNQPELDLQVTCGEGTYIRALARDLGDRLGTGATLASLVRQGSGGMALGNSVGLTALEKIVEAGESIPLIPPQEALSHLPTVRLNTELEKRWFHGQRLLLPDLPVGTALIISELDPVKCLGVAVVTPEDHGTVLRPKVVLH, translated from the coding sequence ATGTTTGGTTTCCTCAATCTCCATAAACCTCTGCACCTCACTTCCCATGATTGTGTGGCCAAGGTGCGTCGTCTATTAAGGCAAAAACGGGTGGGTCACGGAGGAACCCTAGATCCTTTGGCAGAGGGAGTATTGCCCATGGCGGTGGGGTCGGCTACCCGTTTACTGCCCTACTTACCTGGGGAAAAGCAATATCAAGCCGTTATTCGTTTTGGGGTGCGTACCGACAGTGACGATCTCGCGGGGGAAGTGCTGGAAAGTCAAATTGTTGCGGATTTAACCTTAGCCGCCGTTGAACAGCTTTTACCGACTTTTTTGGGGCAAATTGAGCAAATCCCCCCCCAATACAGCGCTATTCAGGTTAATGGTAAGCGGTTATATGAATTGGCCAGGGCCGGCATTACCCAAGCAGTACCCAGTCGCATGGTGACTATTAATGATTTAAAAGTGCTCGGTTGGCGATCGGGGAATCAGCCGGAATTAGATTTACAAGTTACCTGTGGGGAAGGAACCTATATTCGAGCTTTGGCAAGGGACCTTGGCGATCGCCTGGGAACGGGGGCAACATTGGCGAGCTTGGTGCGGCAGGGCAGTGGTGGCATGGCCCTAGGCAACAGCGTTGGTTTAACCGCTTTAGAAAAAATCGTTGAGGCGGGAGAGTCCATTCCCCTCATTCCGCCCCAGGAGGCATTGAGCCATTTACCCACAGTTCGCCTAAATACCGAGTTGGAAAAAAGATGGTTTCATGGGCAAAGATTGCTTCTGCCCGATCTTCCCGTTGGGACAGCATTGATCATCTCGGAGCTAGACCCGGTAAAATGCTTGGGCGTTGCCGTTGTGACCCCAGAAGACCATGGCACAGTGCTACGGCCCAAAGTTGTGCTGCATTAG
- a CDS encoding efflux RND transporter permease subunit — translation MQSPHAPRWNLSHWAIDHPRFTIGFWLAIAVAGLLAFSSLKYALFPEVSFPVVIVQSSGSGLDLIQTEQKLTIPLEEKLITIADADVQLSTYPGQTVASVIFLMGQSLEQATTAVEQSLQGLTLPAGSEITVSPYNLNESVAVTYAVASETLSLEEMAEPLRQEIIPKLQNIDGVLRVDLLGDANFRSPGVKASAQQTINPPTLTRHNGQDVLAVQVVKTAQANTLEVVNRVEQLIAEQAPSLPQLQFIEAETTAGYIREATQATIEALLGSIVLAVLIIYPFLRSGWATLISAIAIPLSLLGTFIVMAALDFNLETLTLLALALIIGIVVDDAIVDVENIARHIEAGETPKRAAKIGTQEIGLTVSATTFSIVVVFLPIALLGGTLGEFFFPFAVTVSAAVMVSLLVARTLSPVLTVLWLRPQNPRSQSWFSRGLDALGDRYQQVLAWSLGHRWWIVALALASLMGGLAIIPLIPQGFIPTLDRGEFNVIFQSAPPKIAGALSAPPRENNSSNSNEGGTGGAFGWIDQLATNPEAVLLRRGRRVAEELEPPILGNPTVTETFTVVGTQGNPLQGKIYVKLDGDRQVTTQTVQTEVREALPAIPRVITRVENILFVQTGDDTPLKLALLGNDLEVLQTTGKALEEKVMALPGLTQISLTGAEPDSTGILRLRGQRVVYLSASLLPNYALGDLTQQVTAIAEGLLPPGVELSVQGESARVGSVFREFALAFLLSLLGMAVIFLGLFRRLLEPMVVLLSLPLSIVGAMVGLLVTQSEFGMISLIGLIFLLGLLDKNAILLIDYANQLRHQGLSRQEALLQTGHIRLRPILMTTSSTILGMLPLALGWGAGAELRQPMAIAIIGGLFTSSVLSLVVVPVLYSLLDDIWGQLAKLEKS, via the coding sequence ATGCAGTCCCCCCATGCTCCCCGCTGGAATCTTTCCCATTGGGCCATTGACCATCCCCGTTTCACCATCGGTTTTTGGTTGGCGATCGCCGTGGCGGGGCTATTGGCCTTCAGCTCCCTCAAATATGCCCTGTTCCCGGAAGTGAGTTTTCCAGTGGTGATTGTCCAGAGCAGTGGCTCGGGCTTGGACTTGATCCAAACGGAGCAGAAGTTGACCATTCCCCTGGAGGAAAAACTAATCACCATTGCCGATGCGGATGTGCAATTGTCCACCTACCCAGGGCAAACAGTGGCATCGGTGATTTTTTTAATGGGGCAATCCCTGGAACAGGCCACCACTGCAGTGGAGCAATCTTTACAGGGGTTAACTCTACCGGCGGGCAGTGAAATTACCGTTTCTCCTTATAACTTGAACGAATCGGTGGCGGTGACCTATGCGGTGGCGTCCGAGACCTTATCCCTAGAGGAAATGGCGGAGCCGTTGCGGCAGGAGATCATACCCAAGCTGCAGAACATTGATGGGGTACTGCGGGTGGACTTACTAGGGGATGCTAACTTTCGATCTCCCGGGGTCAAGGCATCGGCTCAACAAACCATCAATCCCCCCACGTTGACTCGTCATAACGGCCAGGATGTGTTGGCGGTGCAGGTGGTAAAAACAGCCCAGGCCAATACCCTGGAGGTGGTGAACCGGGTGGAACAATTGATTGCGGAGCAGGCCCCTAGTTTGCCTCAGTTACAATTCATCGAAGCAGAAACTACAGCAGGTTATATCCGGGAAGCAACCCAGGCCACCATTGAAGCCCTGTTGGGGTCCATCGTCTTGGCGGTGTTGATTATTTATCCATTTCTCCGTAGCGGCTGGGCCACTTTGATTTCGGCGATCGCCATTCCCCTTTCTTTGCTGGGCACTTTCATCGTGATGGCGGCGTTGGATTTTAACCTAGAAACCCTGACCCTGCTGGCTTTGGCCTTAATTATCGGCATTGTGGTGGACGATGCCATTGTGGATGTGGAAAACATTGCTCGCCACATTGAAGCGGGGGAAACACCGAAGCGGGCCGCTAAAATTGGTACCCAAGAAATCGGTCTAACTGTGTCTGCCACAACTTTTTCCATTGTGGTGGTGTTTTTACCCATTGCTCTGTTGGGGGGGACATTGGGGGAATTTTTCTTTCCCTTTGCCGTCACCGTGTCCGCCGCTGTGATGGTCTCCCTGTTGGTGGCCCGTACCCTCTCTCCGGTGTTGACAGTGCTGTGGCTACGGCCCCAAAATCCCCGGTCCCAGTCTTGGTTCAGTCGGGGTTTGGATGCCCTCGGCGATCGTTACCAACAGGTTTTAGCTTGGTCTTTGGGACACCGTTGGTGGATTGTGGCCTTGGCCTTAGCCAGTTTGATGGGGGGCTTGGCCATTATTCCCCTCATTCCCCAGGGTTTTATTCCCACCCTCGACCGGGGCGAATTTAACGTCATTTTCCAGTCTGCTCCCCCCAAAATTGCTGGGGCCTTGTCTGCTCCCCCCAGGGAAAATAACAGCAGTAACAGTAATGAAGGAGGTACGGGCGGAGCCTTTGGCTGGATTGATCAACTGGCCACTAATCCTGAGGCGGTGCTGTTGCGACGGGGTCGGCGGGTGGCGGAAGAGTTAGAACCCCCTATTTTGGGCAATCCGACTGTGACAGAAACGTTCACCGTGGTGGGTACCCAGGGCAATCCCCTCCAGGGCAAAATCTATGTCAAGCTGGACGGCGATCGCCAAGTGACCACCCAAACGGTGCAAACGGAAGTACGGGAAGCGCTGCCAGCAATTCCCCGGGTAATCACCAGGGTAGAAAATATCCTCTTTGTACAAACGGGGGACGATACCCCCCTCAAATTGGCTTTACTGGGAAATGATTTAGAGGTATTGCAAACCACAGGGAAAGCTCTGGAGGAAAAGGTGATGGCTTTGCCCGGTTTAACCCAAATCAGCCTCACCGGGGCGGAACCTGACAGTACGGGGATTTTACGTCTCCGGGGGCAGAGAGTCGTCTATCTCAGTGCCTCTTTACTACCCAATTACGCCCTTGGGGATCTCACCCAACAGGTAACGGCGATCGCCGAGGGATTATTGCCTCCAGGAGTGGAACTGAGTGTCCAGGGGGAATCGGCCCGGGTCGGATCGGTGTTTCGGGAATTTGCCCTCGCCTTTTTGCTTTCCTTGCTGGGGATGGCGGTCATTTTTCTGGGGCTATTCCGCCGTTTACTAGAACCCATGGTGGTGTTACTTTCCTTGCCCCTATCCATTGTTGGAGCCATGGTAGGACTGCTGGTCACCCAGAGCGAATTTGGCATGATTTCCCTCATTGGCTTAATTTTCCTTCTAGGTCTTTTGGATAAAAACGCCATTCTCCTGATTGACTATGCCAACCAACTACGGCATCAGGGTTTATCCCGCCAGGAAGCTCTGTTGCAAACGGGCCATATTCGTCTGCGGCCCATCTTGATGACCACCAGTTCCACCATTTTGGGCATGCTCCCCCTGGCGCTAGGATGGGGGGCCGGGGCGGAACTCAGGCAACCCATGGCGATCGCCATCATTGGGGGCCTATTCACCTCCTCTGTACTAAGTCTGGTGGTGGTGCCCGTTTTGTACAGTCTGTTGGATGATATTTGGGGACAGTTAGCTAAGTTGGAAAAATCCTGA
- the shc gene encoding squalene--hopene cyclase, whose product MVIAPSPSIPCPSTEQVRQAIAASRDFLLSEQYPDGYWWSELESNVTITAEVVILHKIWGTAAQRPLEKAKNYLLQQQRDHGGWELYYGDGGELSTSVEAYTALRILGVPATDPALVKAKNFIVGRGGISKSRIFTKMHLALIGCYDWRGTPSIPPWVMLLPNNFFFNIYEMSSWARSSTVPLMIVCDQKPVYNIAQGLQVDELYSEGIENVQYKLPESGTIWDIFIGLDSLFKLQEQAQVVPFREQGLALAEKWILERQEVSGDWGGIIPAMLNSLLALKVLGYDLHDPYVQRGIAAIDNFAVETEDSYSIQACVSPVWDTAWVVRALAEADLGKDDPALVKAGHWLLDKQILTYGDWQIKNSQGKPGAWAFEFDNNFYPDIDDTCVVMMALQGITLPDEDRKQGAINKALQWVATMQCKTGGWAAFDIDNDQDWLNQLPYGDLKAMIDPSTADITARVIEMLGACGLTMDSRRLEQGLAYLLQEQEQDGSWFGRWGVNYLYGTSGALSALAIYDAQRFAPQIKTAIAWLLSCQNADGGWGETCESYKNKQLKGKGNSTASQTAWALIGLLDAAKELLDLQKDNDLIRAIEGGVAFLVQGQTAKGTWEEAEFTGTGFPCHFYIRYHYYRQYFPLIALARYSHLPTPAETLG is encoded by the coding sequence ATGGTTATCGCCCCTTCCCCCTCCATCCCCTGTCCCAGCACCGAACAAGTGCGTCAGGCGATCGCCGCTAGTCGGGACTTCTTGCTGTCGGAACAATACCCGGATGGTTACTGGTGGTCTGAGTTGGAATCTAACGTCACCATCACAGCGGAAGTGGTCATACTACATAAAATTTGGGGCACAGCAGCCCAAAGACCCCTGGAGAAGGCGAAAAATTATTTGCTCCAACAACAACGGGACCATGGTGGTTGGGAACTGTACTATGGCGATGGCGGTGAACTGAGCACCAGTGTGGAGGCCTACACAGCCCTGCGGATTTTGGGGGTTCCAGCCACGGATCCAGCCTTGGTCAAAGCAAAAAATTTCATTGTTGGCCGGGGTGGCATTAGCAAATCCCGCATTTTCACCAAAATGCACCTGGCCTTAATTGGTTGCTATGACTGGCGGGGCACCCCTTCCATTCCCCCCTGGGTAATGCTTTTGCCCAATAATTTTTTCTTTAATATTTACGAAATGTCCAGTTGGGCCCGCTCCAGTACGGTGCCTTTGATGATTGTCTGTGACCAAAAGCCGGTGTACAACATTGCCCAAGGCCTACAGGTGGATGAACTATATTCAGAAGGGATAGAAAATGTCCAGTACAAATTGCCGGAGAGTGGCACTATTTGGGATATTTTCATCGGTTTAGATAGCCTCTTTAAGTTACAAGAACAAGCTCAAGTGGTGCCCTTCCGGGAACAGGGTTTGGCCCTGGCGGAAAAGTGGATTTTAGAACGGCAAGAAGTGAGTGGGGATTGGGGCGGCATTATCCCGGCGATGCTCAATTCCCTGTTGGCGTTGAAAGTACTGGGTTACGATCTCCATGATCCCTATGTACAGCGGGGCATAGCGGCGATCGACAATTTTGCGGTGGAGACGGAAGATAGCTACTCCATTCAAGCCTGTGTTTCCCCGGTGTGGGATACGGCCTGGGTTGTACGGGCCCTGGCAGAAGCTGATTTGGGCAAGGATGATCCCGCCTTAGTTAAAGCGGGGCACTGGTTGCTGGATAAGCAAATTCTCACCTATGGCGATTGGCAAATCAAAAATTCCCAGGGTAAACCAGGGGCCTGGGCCTTTGAGTTTGATAATAATTTCTACCCTGATATCGACGACACCTGCGTAGTGATGATGGCTTTACAGGGTATTACCCTCCCTGATGAGGACAGAAAACAGGGAGCAATTAATAAAGCTTTGCAATGGGTAGCCACCATGCAGTGCAAAACTGGGGGCTGGGCCGCCTTTGATATTGACAATGACCAAGACTGGCTTAATCAATTGCCCTACGGGGATTTGAAGGCCATGATTGACCCCAGCACCGCCGACATTACCGCCCGGGTGATTGAAATGCTTGGGGCCTGTGGTTTGACCATGGACTCCCGACGGCTAGAACAGGGTTTGGCCTATTTACTCCAAGAACAGGAACAGGATGGCAGTTGGTTTGGCCGCTGGGGGGTGAATTATCTCTATGGCACCAGTGGAGCCCTATCTGCTCTGGCTATTTATGACGCCCAACGTTTTGCCCCCCAAATTAAAACGGCGATCGCCTGGTTATTGAGCTGTCAAAACGCAGATGGAGGTTGGGGAGAAACCTGTGAAAGCTATAAAAATAAGCAGTTAAAGGGCAAAGGCAACAGCACTGCGTCCCAAACGGCCTGGGCTTTAATTGGTTTGTTAGATGCGGCCAAAGAATTGCTGGATTTGCAAAAGGATAACGATCTAATCAGGGCGATCGAGGGGGGCGTGGCTTTTCTCGTCCAGGGACAAACCGCCAAGGGCACCTGGGAAGAGGCAGAATTTACCGGCACCGGCTTCCCTTGCCATTTTTATATCCGCTATCACTACTACCGCCAATATTTTCCCCTCATTGCCTTAGCTCGCTACAGTCATTTGCCCACACCAGCAGAAACCCTAGGGTGA